From the Candidatus Paceibacterota bacterium genome, the window AGCGGGCAACATGGGCGTGCCAAATAACTACACCGACGTGGGCTGGTACAAGTATGGAACTTTACCAGGACAAGACGGTAGCGCCGTCATTGCCGGCCATGTTGATAATGGATTGTCCCTTCCCGGTGTTTTTAAAAATCTAAATCAAGTTCAAAAAGGAGATAGTGTTTACGTCATCTCTCAAGATGGAACCAAACTCCGTTTTGTAGTTACGGACATTTCCGTTTATGGTTATAAAGATGATACCTACGATGTTTTCAACCGCGCTGGCGCCTCATGGTTACGTCTTATTACTTGCACCGGCGAGTGGTTGCCGGCCGCGAAAACAGACGATCATCGGCTTGTGGTGACTGCTCGGCTGGCTTCCTGATGTCAAGACTTCTGTCAATAGGTTCTTGGCAATTGGCCCATGTTACAATTGAGAAATGCAAAGGTGGCATATTTTTCTAAGCAGTCTTTTCTTTGTCCTCGGTTTCTCAATTATTTTTTCTCTGGTCGGAGTCTTACTTCAGACCGTTTTGGCACATGCCTCAATTGAAGTAGAGAAGTGGCTCGGCTGGATTGGCGGAGCAATTATCATTCTCTTCGGACTGTTTCTATTAAAACTTTTTACTCCAGCTTTTTTGGAGCGCACTCACACCATTGCTGTTAAGAAAAGATTCGGCTCATATTAT encodes:
- a CDS encoding class F sortase, translating into MKKRIILPIILIVLGLVVIGYVLTRALFYAPDSEINLPSSVASSPDVPAEHPKELQIPSINVDAKVQEVGITKAGNMGVPNNYTDVGWYKYGTLPGQDGSAVIAGHVDNGLSLPGVFKNLNQVQKGDSVYVISQDGTKLRFVVTDISVYGYKDDTYDVFNRAGASWLRLITCTGEWLPAAKTDDHRLVVTARLAS